The sequence below is a genomic window from Microbulbifer hydrolyticus.
GTATCCCTGACCTCGTTCGATCGTCGAATCCACAACGTAGTGTATGCGGTAGAAAGCGTGTTCCAGCAGTGGGTAAAGCCGGATGCGGTGGTGTTGTGGTTGTCAAAGGAGCAGTTCCCGGAGGGACAGCTGCCGGAAAGCCTGGTGCGCCAGCAGAAGCGCGGCCTGCAGGTTTTTTATATCGAGGATCTCGGGCCCTATACCAAGTATTTTTACGCGTTCGACAAGTTTCCCGACAGCCTGATCATCACCGTCGACGACGACACCCTGTACCCGCCGGATATGATCGACCAGCTGTACCGCGCGTGGCTGCGCAATCCGGACTGGATCCACTGTCACCGCGCGCACCTGATGCGGCTGGACAAGCAGGGCAAACTCAAGTCCTACGACGACTGGGGTTCCGACTGGCGCTGGCGGGATTTCGACGGCGAGCCTTCGCCACTGGTATTCCCCACCGGGGTTGGCGGGGTGCTGTATTTCCCCGGCTCCCTGCACCCGGATGCCTTCGACAAGGAAAAATTCCAGAAACTCTGCCCCAATGCCGATGATGTCTGGTTGAAGGCCATGAGCCTGAAGCAGGGGACCCCCTGCGCCCGTCTGGCGGACCCGCGCGACTGGTCCAGTCGATTCTTTACCGTGGGCGGGACCCAGGAAGTGGCCCTGCGCAAGGAGAACTGGCGCTCCAAAGGCGGTAACGACTGCAAGATTCGGGATGTGTTTGAGTATTACGATCTGTACAAATTACTAAAGTAATTTGGTGACAGTCAGAAGGCCTGTAAGGCTGAGAAGGTCGACGAGAAGGTCGACGAGAAGGTTACACCCGGTAGCGGCACCGCCACCGGGCTAGATTCGAAGCTCAAACTAAGCCCGACGTTGTTACATGTTGCTTGATACCTGCGGACGACCCACGCAGTAGTATTCAAACCCGGCCTCCGCCATGTCCAGCGGGTGGTACAGGTTGCGGCCGTCGAACACCACCGGCTCGGCCAGGCTGCTGCGCACGGTGTTGTGATCCAGCGACTTGAACTGCTGCCACTCGGTGGCAATGATCAGCGCATCGGCACCGGACAGGGCGCTGTCGCGGGTACCGCACAATTGCAGCTCATTGCGGTTGCCGTAAATGCGTTCACACTCCTGCATCGCCTCCGGGTCAAAGGCGCGCACTTTGGCGCCCATCTCCCACAGGTTTTCCATCAGCACACGGCTTGGCGCCTCGCGCATATCGTCCGTATTCGGCTTGAACGAGAGTCCCCACAGGGCAAAGGTCTTGCCGGAGAGGTCCTTGCCGTAGCGCGCCACAATCTTGTCCAGCAGGTAGTGCTTCTGGGTATGGTTGCGCTCTTCCACCGCATTCAGCACCTTCGGATCCAGGCCGAGCTGTGCGGCGGTGGTTTTCAGGGCCTGCACATCTTTCGGGAAGCAGGAGCCGCCGTAGCCAATGCCCGGGTAGATAAAGTGGTAACCGATACGCGGGTCTGAGCCAATACCCTGGCGCACGGACTCGATATCCGCACCCACGCGGTCGGCAATCACTGCCATCTCGTTCATAAAGCTGATCTTGGTGGCGAGCATGCAGTTGGCCGCGTACTTGGCCAGCTCCGCACTGCGCACGTCCATCACGATTACCTTGTCGTGATTGCGGTTGAACGGGGCATATAGCTGGCGCATTTTCTGCTCGGAGGCATTCTCCGAGGTGCCGATGATGATGCGGTCCGGCTTCATGCAGTCTGCTACCGCGGAGCCTTCCTTCAGGAATTCCGGGTTCGAGATGACATCGAACTCCAGATTCAGCGCGTTGCGCGCTTGCAGCGTGCGTGTGATTTCTTCGCGCACCTTGTCTGCAGTACCTACCGGTACCGTCGATTTATTGATGATGTATTTTTTGCCTTCCATGTGCTCGGCAATGGTGCGGGCAACCGTGAGTACATAGCGCAGGTCGGCAGAGCCATCCTCGTCGGGCGGTGTGCCAACAGCGATAAAAATCAGCTCACCGTGGGCGACGCCATCTGCAGCACTGGTGGAGAAGGTCAGGTTGCCCGACTCGTTGTTGCGCTTTACCAGTGGTTCCAGGCCCGGCTCGAATATCGGGATATGGCCCTGCTTCAGTCGCTCGATCTTGTTTTCATCGATGTCGATGCAGGTGACCCGATGACCCGCTTCCGCGAGTACGGCGGCCTGTACGAGCCCCACATAGCCGGTACCAAAAACGGTAACGTTCATGATCTCTTCTCCAATACTCTTCTTGCTGTGTTACCAAAATGGGCTGGCAATAACCGGCGCTCTGGTGAACGGTAAATGCTATCAATGACGGGTGTCTTGTCGTGTAGCCTTGGACGGCTACCTGACCCACACGTAGTCGTGACTGAACTTCGACTCTGTTGCCGCCTCCACAATATATTGGGCGAACAGGGTATTGTTTATTTCCCTGTGGAAAAACGCCCTGCAATTTCCGGCCCAGTGACGACGCCTGGCGTCATCCTGGTGAAAGTCCTGAAGCCGGGCCAGCAGGGAGCGCTCATCGTCGAAATAGACCAGGGTCTCCTGCGGCATAAAGTCATCGAAGGCTGCCGCAGAATGCGTAAACACGAGCAGGCCGTTACCTGCCATCTGCGCAATACGGGCGGAAGAGTACCATTGAAAGCCCTCCTGCCTGTTCAGGTTCAGTCCCATTTTACTGCGCGCCAGCTTGCGGTCGTAATCCAGTCCCCACAGGGCGGGTTGGTCGAACAGGCCCGGAGTATGGAAGCGGAATCCCTCCGGTAACTGCTCCCTGAGCTGGGAAACCAGCTGGCCGCGCTCGGTATGCTGCCGCGAATTGCTGCAGAATAGCAGGTCGGCTTCGAGCGCGGCATCGTCGCCGGCGATGGCGCTGACGTCGGCGCATTCAACGCTGGGGTCGACCGGGTTTGGCATGTGCCAGAGCCTGGCGCGGTTACCGGCAAATCGTGTTAGCTCCCCGGGACCGGTGGAGACAAACATGGCGTCGGCAATTTCGCAGCGTTTCTCGATATTCGCCGCATTGCGCGGCACAAACAGAGGGTCGTTATTACACGCTGCCAGGATGATGCCGGGGTGCCGGCGGCGGATCTCGGCAAATGTCGCATTGTCGATCAGGTCGCAGTGGCCGAAGACGACCAGCTCCGGCTGGAATGCGTCCACTGTCTGCAGCAGCCGCTGGTTGGTCTTCTTCCTGCCGAACTCGCGGATGCCCAGCGGGGCCTCGAACTTCGCGACATCGCGATCGCTGAAGGCGAGCACATTGTGTCCAGCGCGAATCAGGCCGGTGTAGAGCTTGAGCGCCCAACTCACGCGGATATAGCCGTACTTGCGGTGCTGGTGGTTATCGACGTGAAGAATGCGCATAGGGAAAGTAGCACCAGCGGTAACGGCGAAAATTCTCGGTGCCCGGCATTATACTGCCGGGCACCCACGGTTCAATTGCCTGTGCGGCGGCGCCGGCTGGTGGAGTCCTGTATTCCGTCCGGTGGCTGGGGTAGGATTCTGGCATTCTCACAGCGGGCGTGTAGCACCGGGATAAGACCATATCCGGTGGCGGCACCATCGCCCGGCTTGGTAAGTGAACGGTATCTGGGATCATGGGGGCAGCATTGCTGACAATCTGGCGTTTTATGGATGGCAACCGCGCCCACGAAAAGCAGAGCGCGGCGCTGGTCAGCGGGCTCGGTGCGGTGCTCGGTGCGGACCGGATCGAGTGCTGTGATATCTCCTGCGAAGATGTGCGCATGCCCCTTTGGGGAAGACCGCCGGAGCGTCTCGTGCAACTGCCGGCCCCCGACTTCATTCTCGGTGCCGGCCATCGCAGCCACTGGCCGGTACTGCGTGCCCGCCGACTGTTCGGTGGGCGCAGCGTGGTGATCATGAAGCCGAGCCTGCCTCTTGCGTGGTTCGATTTTGTGGTTGTGCCCGAGCACGACCGGCCGCCGCCGGTGCACAATGTCATTCTCACCCGCGGTGCCCTCGCCGAACCGCTCCCCGACTTCCCATCTGACCCCAACCGCGCACTGCTGCTACTCGGGGGACCGAGCAAACACTTCCACTGGGATGCGGCAAAAGTCTCGGCGGTGGCTGGCCGGCTGCTGAAGCAACCCCGGCAGTGGGTGGTAGCCGACAGTCGCCGCACCCCACAGGACAGCCTGGCCCAGCTCGCCGGTACCGGTGCCGAGCTCTACCCGTGGCAGCAGTGTTCCCCTGACTGGCTCGCCGAACAGATGGCGCGGGCCGGGCAGATATGGGTCACCGGCGACAGTGTATCGATGATCTTTGAGGCACTGCAGAGTGACGTGCCAGTAGGGGTTATCGCCATGCCCAGCCGTAATCCACGCAATAAAATTCGCGCGGCAGTGGACCGACTTCTGGACGAGGGGCTGCTCACGGACCGGGTGGATGTCGACCTCCAGGGCACCGGCCCGCGCTCCCCGCTGGCCCAGCAGGTTATGTGTGCACAGGCGCTTCTGCGACGCAGTGGCTGGAGTGGGGCACCGCTGAGGTTTGCCGGGGAGGCCATGTGATACTCATTACCACGCAGAGTTTCCCCCCGGATCGCGGTGGCATCGAGGGCCTGATGAGTGGCCTGGCGGACGCACTTTGCGCGGAAGGGTGCGATGTCACCGTGCTGGCGGACCAGGCTGCTGCATCGGAACCGCCACACCCCTGTGCGTACCAATTGCGTCGCTTTGCCGGCTTGAAGCCCTGGCGCCGCTGGCGCAAGGCGGTGGCCGTGCGGGCCGCGATCAATGCCGGCGGGGTAACGGGCGTATTCGCAGATTCATGGAAAAGCGCTGAAAAGCTTGGTGCGCTGAGCGTGCCTGTGGCGGTACTGGCGCACGGAATGGAATTTCCCGCCCACCCGTCGGCGCGCAAAGCGGCACGTATCCGCCGTGTTGTCGGCGATGCCGACACGGTGATCGCCAATTCCTCTTATACCGCGGGTTTGGTGCGCCCCTATTTACAGGGTAAAACTCGCCTGGTGGTGATTAACCCTCCCATAGGTCCCCAGCCCCCGGCAGTGGACGAACAACTGGCTGCGCTGCGCACGCGCCTGGGTCGCAAGTCTCCCGTTTTGGCAACGGTTGCGCGGCTGGAACCGCGCAAGGGTGTGGATATGGTGATCCGCGCGCTGCCTGCAATCCGGCGAACATTCCCCGAGGTGTCCTACCTAGTCGCGGGCGCCGGTGGTGATCGCGAGCGCCTGGAAAACCTTGCCAGTGAGCTGGGTGTGTCGGAGTGTGTACATTTCCTCGGCGCTGTGAACGATGCACAAAAAGCCGCAGTTTATGCACTGGCGGACCTGTTTGTGATGCCGGTACGACGCGAGGGAGACTCGGTGGAAGGTTTTGGTATCGTTTACCGCGAGGCCAACTGGTACGGGCTTCCGGTGCTCGCCGGGCGTGATGGTGGTGCCGTGGATGCGGTGGCCGAAGGTGAAACCGGAGCGCTGTGTAATGGTGCGGATCTGAGCGAAGTCACAGCCGCTATTCTGGAGCTGTTGGGCAACGAGCGGGAGCGGCAAACCATGGCGTTGCGGGCTGCCGAGGTCGCGCGCGGTCCGGCGCAGTGGAAAGCATCGGTGCGGGAATTTCTTGCCGCACTGGAACCGTCCACCTGATTCGGTCGTTACCCGCTCTACGCAGCAAACTGTTGTTAAAGCTGTTGTTAAATCAGTTGTTAAAGACGCTCGGCCTTTTTCCACGGAATGCTGCGGTCGGAAATTTCCCAGTGTATGCGCTTCCACATCCGCTCGATTCGCCGCTCGATATAGCGCCGCCGGGACACCGCAAAGTACTCCGGCAGAGGCAGGAACGCTGCATGACCGAGGCCATCCACCAGGTACAGTTCCTGTTGCCCTCGGCGCGGAACCACCACCAGGTTGTGTGGTAGCAAGTTTTTGGTAAGTACCCCTGTGGCGCGCAGCCATTGTGAGAACCGCTCCAGAGCGCCGCGGATGGTGTCATCCAGTCCGATATTCTTGAGGTAGGCTTCCAGTGTCATGGCGGGAGAGCCGCTGTCGTCCAGCAGTAATTCCGACACTGCTCCGGGCCCTTCGCTGGTCTCGCTCATCCCGTACCAGCGCGGTAAATGCGCCCATACCGGGCTGTCAACGGGCGCATTACGCAGGACCTTCTGTTGGTAGCCTGCGACCTCCCGCGCGTTGTCATCGAAATGGCTGTCATGGGCCAGCGCCTTGTACCAGGCGGCCCGTCGGCGAAGTTCCACAAGTCTGCCCGGCAACATGACTTTGACACAGCGACCGGGAAAATCCGGGTGCCGGTAGCAATGGCGGTTACCGCCGGAGGCAAAAGGTTTGCTGTTGCTCAGGTCAATCAAATGGGTGGTCCCGTATTTTGCTTCTGTTCGAGCAGTCGTTGGTAGAGTGCCAGGGTTCTTCGCGCCTGCTCCTGAAGGGTAAACTCCGTCGCCAGGCGGGGGCGTGCTGGAGCCTGAAGCAGCTCGACGGTTTTTTCCAGCAGTCGGGCCTGGTTTCCCCTCTCCACAAGGCCATCGGGAAAACAGGCGTGCAGGGACTCAGCTGGCCCGCCAACGTTGTAGCCAATAACCGGACATTCCATGGCCAGCGCCTCGATCACGGTGCGCCCGAAGGGCTCCGGTTTACTGGACAGGTTGTACACCAGGGCGGCATGCCGGTACCACTCGCGGATATCACTGCGGTGGCCGGCAAAGGTAATCCTGTCGACTACGCCATGTTCTGTCGCAAGTGCACGTAGTTCCGCTTCATAGTGATGTTTGTTTTTTTCTGCTCCACCAATGATGATGCCCTGGATATCACTTTGTCGCTTGGTCAACACGGCAATCATACGAATGAAGTCTTCCTGTCCTTTCCAGCGGCTGAGCCTTCCGGGGAGCACCAGCCAGCGGCGATCGCGCAGTTCCGGGAACTCTCCCAGGGTACCCTCCAGCCAGTCTGCAGGCTCGGGAATATCCGTAGAAAACTCTGTGGTGTCCACGCCGCGATAAATCACTTCCGGCGGCGCGCGAAGGTCGGCAGCATAATTGCCGAGCAGGTAGTCTTTGACGCAATCGGAGATGGCGATGACCTGCTCGCTGCGGGCCATTATTGCGCTGTAGCGGTTGATCGAATACAGGCCGTGGGCGGTACTGACCAGGCGTGGACGGGTAGCGGCGTCGAGTTTTTTCCAGGCCAGGTATGTGAGCCACGCGGGTACGCGAGAGCGCACGTGGACTATATCGGGTTGTAGGCTGCGGAACAGTCGGCGCAACGGGCGAACCTGTAGCAGGCTGGTCAGGGACTTTCTGTGTACCGGCAGTGAAATGTGTCGGCTGCCCTCCATTTCGAGCTGTTCAACCAGGCGGCCACCGCTGGAAATAACGATGGAATCGTGACCGCCTTGAACCAGCGCGCGGGCCATATCCAGGGTGCCGCGTTCTACGCCGCCGGCATTCAGGGCAGGTAGCAACTGGATAACTTTCAACGCGCGATTCCCCCGCTCCAAACTACGTTGGTCAAACGGGGGATTATAGGGGACAGCGTGGGTGAATACAGGTGTGGGTGATGATGGATCAGGGTTTCCCTGTCGTTGCCGCCTGTTGCCGCTTTGCTGCCCACAACTGCGTTAGCAGGCCTCCGCCCACCACGGCCATCACAAAGCGGCCGCTATCGTAGAACAGGTAGGACTCGAACAGGTTTATGACGCCAAAAAATACCGTAAAAGACAGGCAGAACACCACATTGCTACCAGAGACTAGGCCTGCGCGGTAGTAGCGCAGGCAACGGTTGACCAGCCAGTAAACCAGTGCGCCGAGCAGTAAAAGGCCAAGCAGGCCAAAATTTACGGTCAGGTCCAGGTAGCTGTTATGCAGGTGGCCAAAATTCTTTTTGATCTCATCGGGAAGGTTGTTCGAGTAATCGAAGATCAGGCTACGGCCGTTGCCTCCCCAGCCCACCAGTGGCCGCTGGGCGATCCACTGCAGTGATTCCGCCCAGGTGCGAATACGGATTCCCGCACTGGAAAAGGGGAGGTTCTCCAGATCGCCCTGCTGTACCAGTGCGATGGTCTTTTGCTCCGCTTCCAGGCGGTGGCTGACGATTTCCCCAAAACCCAGGTAGCCGACCAGTGCCGCGGTACCGCAAGTGGCTATTGTGGCTGCGGCAATATAGCGGCGCTGGCCCTGGAAGCGTTTGCGCAGAGTGACAATTGCTGCGCAGATGATCACCACCAGCGCGAACAGCATGCCTATCCAGCCACCGCGGGTCTGGGTCAGCACCAGTGCGGTGATGCAGATAATCAGGCTCAGCGCCCAGATTGCCCGGAAAACCCAGCACCCGGGGCGCGCTCGCAATATACCGGGCGCAAACGCCAGTAGTCCCAGTGCGCCGGTGCCAAACAGCATGGCGGTGTGCTGGGCGTTGTGCAGGCCGAAGTCCACGCGTGAACCGCTGATGCCCTGCTGCCACTCCTGCCAGCCACCGCCGGAAATCCACGGGGAAAGCAGTAGGCCGAGTAGCGCTGCGGCCCACAGGGTGTAAGTATTTCGCAGTTGTCCGCCCAGCAGTACGGCCACGGGGATCATCGCGAACCAATTGGTGAGGCGGTGCACCTTGAATGAGGATTCCGCCCAGTGGGGGTGGGTTACCCAGGAGCAGCCCCAGGAAATCAGGGCTACGATAATAGCCGCAACGGCGAGCCAGACGATTCCTGAGCGCCGCAGGGAGACGCCATCCACCGGGCGCCCGTAGATGGCGAGCATCAGCAGTCCGCAAACGATGGCCAGCTGTGATGCTTTGTCCGGGACAGAGTCCAGGCTGATGCTGAAAAAGCCATAAACCAGTAGTGCGGGCACTCCGATGACTGGCAACCAGGCGCTGGTCTGCAGCAGGCGATTGGGTTGCCACCATCGCTCCAGGTCAACTCGCTGGTAAAGGGAGCTGTTCGTAATGGGCTGGTCAGTGGGCGGAGTGGGTGGCGTAGTCATCGGGCGATTGGCTCGGGTACAGCAGAGTTCGACACTGCAGGACGTGGGTTGCACCGGCGTGGCGCGTATATGGGGTAGAATGCTACCAAACACAGGGTTCAAATCCACGGAATTTGTCCCCACTCTGACAACCTTAACGGGCTTCAGCTGTAACCTTGATGCGCCATCTTTATACCTGGTTTTTCCGGCTTTCCCTCCCGCTGATGCTACTGCATCTCTGGTGGCGCGGCCGCGCCGACCCGGCCTACCGCAAGCGCTGGAGTGAGCGGTTTGGGCTGGTGCCCAAACGCCCTGAGACGCGCCGGCGCTGGCGCGAGCGTTTTGGTGTGGTGCCGGACCGTGCGAGCCGGGCACCGCTGATCTGGATCCATTCGGTCTCTGTGGGAGAGACCCTGGCGGCTGTTCCACTGATCGAATCGCTGGCGGCGCGTCACCCGCGCTGGCAGTGGCTGGTCACTACCACCACGCCCACCGGTTCCCAGCGTGTACATGATGCGCTGGAGCCGATTCTCAACGGGCGCTTGCTGCACTATTACCTGCCGTTTGACCTGCCGGAGTGCCTGACGCCATTTCTCGATGCATTGCGTCCCAATATTCTTGTGAGTATGGAGACTGAACTCTGGCCTAACCTCCTTGCGGTGTGCAGCAAGCGGCAAATACCTGCAGTTTTGGTCAACGGACGCCTGAGCGAGAAGTCCGCGCGCGGCTACGGGCATTTTTCCCGACTGAGCCGGGAGATGCTGAGTCACCTCACCAGGGTGGTAGCGCAATACCCGGCAGATGCGGAGCGTTTCATCAAGCTGGGGGTGCCTCTAGAAAAGGTCTCTGCGGTGGGCAATATCAAATTTGACCTGCACATTGGTTCCGGGCTGGTCAGTGAAGCGCAGGCGCTTTCGCATCAGTGGCAGAGTGCCGGAAGCCGCCCCGTGTGGCTGGCGGCGAGCACACATGCGGGAGAAGACGAAATTGTGTTGCAGGCTTACGCGGCCCTGTGTGCAGAGTTTCCCCAGCTGTTGCTGGTACTTGTGCCGCGCCATCCAACGCGTTTTGACAGTGTGGCGCGACTGTGTCGCGATCAGGGCTTGCGGGTGGTGCGGCGCAGTGATGGGACCCCGCCGGGTATGGGAGACCGCGTTCTGCTGGGCGATACCATGGGTGAGTTACTGCGTTTTTATGGTGCCTGTGACGTAGCGTTCGTTGGGGGCAGCCTGGTGCCGGTGGGCGGGCACAACATGATCGAGCCGGCGGCCTGGGGCGTGCCGGTGGTCTGCGGGCCCTATCTGCACAATTTCAGTACCGTTTCAGGGCTGATGGAAGAAGTCGGTGGGCTGGTCGTGTGTGAAGATGCCGCAGGGCTGGCGCAACAGGTGGGCGACTGGCTGCGCGATGACCAGGGCCGCGAGGTTGCTGGCGCCCGCGCCCGTGAAGTGGCCGCACAGAACAGCGGTGCCCTGGCGCGCACCGTCAGTGAGGTGGAGACGCTGATGCAGGGCTATTGAGGGCTACTGGATATGGGCCCCGAAAAAGGCCGGTCGCGAAAGCGCCCGGCCTTTTTATTTGCTGTGATCAACCCTCAAAGGGGACATGTCCCGGTTCAGTGTTTGTCGGTCGCCTTGCGCACTTTGCTGCGAATCTGGGTATTCAATTTACTGCCGGTATAGCGGCCCTTGCTCACATGGCGGATACGGTAAACCCCGGGGATGTCCAGGGGCTCGCCCTGTGTGCCCAGTAGCCAGCGGAAGGCGCGGTCTTCATGCGCCTTGCACCAGCTGTCGGCAGGCTTCTGATAGTAGCTCAGGCTATCGCAGTAGCCGCCCGCACGGGCGATATCACCGTGCGCTATCTGTAGCGGGCCGGTAGCGCGGTCGCGGGTTTGCTCGACAAACCGGCTGTCGTCGATTCCGATCACGCGCAACTCCGACGGGTCAAAATTCAGCATGGGGTCGTCGTCGGCAAGCAGTGAGGTGATGCGCTCTCGGGACGGAAACACCAGGCTGTCCTGCCGCCCCTGCAGCAACTCGGCAAGGGTGTCGATACAGCCTTCGCGGAACATCAGGTCACAGTCCGTAAACCAGATCCAGTCCGCCTTGGTGGCCAGTGCCGCCTCATTGCGACCAATGGCCCGACGATACAGGGATTCTTTCGGTAGTTCGCACCAGTTCCAGGTCACCCCCGGCACTTGCTGCTTTGCAAAAAAGTCGAGAACCGCCGCAGTGCGGGTGTCTTCACGGTTGTAGTAGACGGTCATGGTGACCGTGGCCTTGGAAGGCGGGTAGAGTACCAGCGAGCTCAGCTGGTAAACCAGGAAGTGGGAGTACTGCCAGCAGTGGCTGACAATCTCGATATCCAGCACACCGGTGCGCGCTGCACGCTCGCTTTTCTTCGGCAGTGGTTTCTGAAACAGTGAGGCGGGGATCCAGCCGCTGGCAGCCAGGCGCAAGAAGCGACTGACAATCGGGTCCGACCAGTGTTTTTTCGGGGTGGTTGCATCCATGGTGAAGCTCTTTTACGAAGGCTGTCAGGGGGTGGGTTGCTTATTCAGCTCGTGATCATTCGGGCTGTAGCCGTTTTCGATTAACTGGCGTATGCCCTGCGGTGTTTCAACAATGCCTTCTTTGGCGACGCGTACACGCAGGGCTTTGTTGCGGGCAACAATTTCCGGGTCTGCATAGCCTCGGGGGTGATCGAGGTGAACGCAGATCGCGTCGAAACGCACATGGCGCGGCTTGATTCCCAGGTTTTCCAGGCGCACGCCAAACTCCCGGTCGAGGCCACCCCAGGCCATTCGCTCATCAAAGCCATTGACCTTGAGAATATCTTCCCGCCAGGCTGAGGCATTGGAGCCTTTCAGGTTGCAGGCAGTCGGTGTGAGGCGGTTGAGCAGAGGTGCCCAGCGGGCACTGGCGCGCAGTTTCAGGGTTTTCCGCCGGGTTTTCAGACCATTGGCTTTGAGCCAGGCGTAATCAAAACAGCGCCCGCTGAGAATATCTTCACGGGTTATCGCTTCGCTGGTACTCATGGGCAGCTTGAAATAGCTGCCGGATAGGAAATACCCGGGGGCAGCACGGCGTTCGTGCACCGCGAGGAAGTCCGCGCGCGGAATACAGTCCCCATCGGTGAATACGATGTAGTCGCCTCGGGCCTGGAGAATGGCCTTGTTGAGGATGCGGCATTTGCGGAAGCCGTCATCTTTCTGCCAGACATGGCGAATATCCAGCCCGGTTTCGCTGCGCATACGCGCTACCAGTTTGGCGGTTTCCGGGCCGGAGCCATCGTCCGCCACGATTACTTCCAGTGGCGGTACGCTCTGGCAGCTATACCCCCAAAGCACCTTCTCCAGCCAGACTGGGGAGTTATAGGTCGTCATGATGACGGAGATCTTCATGGTGGGTAATTCCAGTGCAATCAAACAGTGTCAGAGTGTATAGCCATAGCGATCGGCCGCCCGCGCCAGCTCTTCGCGCAGTTCGCCGGGCAGCAGATCCAGAGTGATATCTTCACGTTTCTGGCCGCGAGTGTTCACATTTCGGGGGAGACTGTTGAAGGTCTCCTCGACCTCATCCTGCCGGTAGCTGAACTCGATCCTATCCAGGATGCGCAGCAGGAGCGGTAGGTCGAAGTCCTCGATCCGGTAGCGCAGGTATGCCTTGTTCCGAGACCTCGATTCTACCAGTGCATTCCAGTCGATCCAGAACCGGGCCAGCCATGCGGCCTGTTGCTCCAGGGGCAGGGCGGCGAACTCGGCTTTGTTCATCTTGGGGATGTGCGGCAGATGGCGATTGCGGAAACGGCCGTGTACCCAGCCCTTTTTCTGGCGCGAGCGGATGAACTCCAGCGGATGCCTGATTTGGTGGAAGACCTGTGTGCTGTCCGCGAGCAGGGGTAGCCACGGAGCGGCCTCCCACGCTGCCTCGCCGATGACCGGCGGCTTCCACCCCAGTTGGTGCAGGCCTCCGCGGGCGAGCAGGCCTCGCAACGGTGACGGTTTGCTGCCGGTAAAGAATTTCTCATGGGTGCACTGGCACCCCAGTTGACTGAGAAGTCTGGCGGTGTAAGTAGTGCCGGATCGGCCGCAGCCGGTGATGACGAAGTGCTTGGCCATACTGGTCTCGGGGTATGTGCTGAGCCGAATCCGTGGCACAAAACGGCGCATTCTAGGGCTTTTTCCCGGTAACTGCACCCTGCGTCTATCTTAGTGCGCGACCGCGGTGGTGCCTGCAAGTGATGATCGGCTCACGACCAGTGTGGGTCGACTTCTGGTATGCTGCGCGAAATTTCCACGGACGCCGAGAAATGCATATTTTTGTTTTCTCCTACAACAGAGGCCCCTTTCTTGAGAACTGCATTCGTTCCATCGAGGCCTGCGCACCGCAATGCGGATTGACGGTCATCGATGACGGCAGTGACGACCCGGATACCCGCCGGGTTCTGGCTGAGGTTGGTGAGCGGCACCGGGTAGTGGATAAGACCGCAGAGTCCGGTCACAAGCTCGGCGGGCTGTACGCCAATATGCAGGCCGCCTTTGAAATGGCGTCCGACGACGAGCTGATCTGCTTCCTGCAGGACGATACCCAGATGGTGCGCCCCCTGTCAGACAAAGACATAGAGGAGCTGAGGCAGAGCTTTGCCCGGCAACCGGATCTGGGTTTCATCTCCCCGGCGTTCGTGCGGGGTATCTCCCTGAAAAAGAAGGCAGATCGGGATTTTCGTTTCGATGCTGGGCGCAACTTCTGGTTCTGGTATCCGCGCAAGCGCTCCACGGGCACCTGGTTTTCAGCGTTGCTCATCGCTGACCCACGCCGCTTGCGCGCGGTGGACTGGCATTTTGAAGTGGGAGAGTCGGTCAATAACCGCAAGGCGGCAAAAATTTTCTGCCGTATGGCGCGAATGCGCGCGCCATTTTCCATGTGGCTG
It includes:
- a CDS encoding glycosyltransferase family A protein, producing the protein MHIFVFSYNRGPFLENCIRSIEACAPQCGLTVIDDGSDDPDTRRVLAEVGERHRVVDKTAESGHKLGGLYANMQAAFEMASDDELICFLQDDTQMVRPLSDKDIEELRQSFARQPDLGFISPAFVRGISLKKKADRDFRFDAGRNFWFWYPRKRSTGTWFSALLIADPRRLRAVDWHFEVGESVNNRKAAKIFCRMARMRAPFSMWLPNGRAYRGKQKSLALRFGEWSRRCGLYPLEIMSDQDVEALKSAEPARLPVAEECLKTTRGKIKTPWAYDPMQGAGWLKLLDRAERKVRGLFS